The following proteins are co-located in the Heteronotia binoei isolate CCM8104 ecotype False Entrance Well chromosome 21, APGP_CSIRO_Hbin_v1, whole genome shotgun sequence genome:
- the RNF25 gene encoding E3 ubiquitin-protein ligase RNF25 — MAAAVPDGGQEAVVDWVLPSEVEVLESIYLDELQVSKGNGRTMPWEICITLHPATAEDQDSQYVCFTLVLTVPTQYPSEVPKIDIRNPRGLSDEQIQRISQTLQRLAKEHLGTAILYELIEKGKEILTDNNIPHGQCVICLYGFQENEAFTKTPCYHYFHSHCLASYAAHMEEEIRAQRREREQTLTSLPKEEVEVQCPVCREPLAYDLAALQAAPPPQQPMEVYCPDAKTLHHREQLRLIYQKQQEKGGIIDPEAERNRYFISLRKPPATTECEHAAISEDVTSAEKQLDPPVASERTLGTAKIASERNESERPSFTLHHHNKREWTRGERPSFRGPRQQLHCKPVAAPAETCCLFTVEGESKAFGWRSHCKKERGNCGRYNQSILKPCTREQVSACTAKKELCAGGTSPAKEGTYFREEKLGVQRWTQKQEPEARDKEEDSLETSQHELRRPTRWQSQHAVQDCRPWGKAKGREHGSYPRMPRGRGWMKPKSPAEPQVQQTKGGS; from the exons ATGGCGGCggctgtccctgatggaggccaggaGGCGGTGGTAGACTG GGTGCTCCCTTCAGAAGTGGAAGTCTTAGAATCCATCTACTTGGATGAGCTGCAAGTGTCTAAAGGAAATGGCAG gaCCATGCCCTGGGAAATCTGCATCACCCTGCATCCAGCAACTGCTGAGGACCAGGACTCTCAGTATGTTTGCTTTACTCTTGTGCTCACTGTACCCACTCAG TATCCCAGTGAAGTGCCAAAGATAGACATCCGGAATCCTCGAGGACTATCAGATGAGCAAATCCAGAG GATTTCTCAAACACTGCAACGTCTTGCCAAGGAACATCTGGGTACCGCTATTCTCTATGAGCTAATAGAG aagggaaaagaaatcCTCACAGACAACAATATCCCTCATGGACAGTGCGTGATTTGCCTGTATGGCTTCCAG GAGAATGAAGCTTTCACTAAGACTCCATGCTACCACTACTTTCACTCGCATTGCCTTGCCAGTTACGCAGCACATATGGAAGAGGAGATCCGTGcacagaggagggagagagagcagaCTTTGACATCTTTACCAAAAGAG GAAGTTGAAGTTCAGTGCCCAGTGTGCAGGGAGCCTCTGGCGTATGACCTTGCAGCACTGCAAGCAGCACCACCACCTCAGCAGCCAATG GAGGTGTACTGCCCTGATGCAAAGACGCTGCATCACAGAGAACAGCTGCGCCTCATCTACCAGAAGCAGCAGGAGAAAGGTGGCATCattgaccctgaagcagagagaAACCGCTATTTTATCAGCCTGCGAAAG CCCCCAGCTACTACTGAATGTGAACATGCCGCCATCTCAGAAGATGTCACCAGTGCTGAGAAGCAGCTGGACCCACCAGTAGCCTCAGAACGTACTCTGGGAACCGCAAAGATTGCATCCGAGAGGAATGAGTCTGAGAGACCATCTTTCACTTTGCATCACCATAACAAGAGAGAGTGGACTCGAGGGGAGAGGCCATCTTTCCGAGGCCCAAGACAGCAACTGCACTGCAAACCTGTGGCAGCCCCAGCAGAAACTTGCTGTCTCTTTACTGTTGAGGGGGAATCCAAAGCCTTCGGTTGGAGATCCCATTgtaagaaggaaagaggaaactGTGGAAGGTATAACCAAAGCATTCTGAAACCTTGTACCAGAGAACAAGTATCTGCATGCACTGCTAAAAAAGAGCTATGTGCGGGAGGTACCTCACCAGCCAAAGAAGGAACTTACTTTAGAGAAGAGAAACTTGGTGTACAGAGATGGACACAGAAGCAGGAACCTGAAGCCCGAGACAAAGAGGAGGACAGCCTAGAAACTAGTCAACATGAACTCAGGAGACCCACCAGGTGGCAGAGTCAGCATGCAGTGCAGGATTGCAGGCCGTGGGGAAAGGCCAAAGGAAGAGAGCATGGCTCTTATCCTAGAATGCCAAGAGGCCGTGGGTGGATGAAACCCAAATCACCTGCAGAACCACAGGTTCAACAGACCAAAGGAGGTTCCTAG